ttatttttttgtataaagcacaattgattccaaattcctttgttgatgctttttactccttttgtttCACCccgctacttggctattcgttaaactgaattgtgagtgtggtgagggctatatttataggcattttgaggtttgggaaactttgcccctcctggtaggattgtatatcctatacgtcactagatcatggactcttgccaatatgaaagaaatgaatttatcaggtaagttcttacataaattgtttttttgctattaataaaggtgtaattatttttgcacttctcgtctcagtttgattcctggcaccctgacagggacCCTTTCATATGGTTCTGGGCTTAAACCATTTGACCAAATGCAACAAacacttccatttttgctttttatcaTCTTGCGTGCCTGCGAGAGTGCCAGTCCTTCCCAGTCATTATCATATACCATCTCTTTTAAAACCTTTTTCATTGTtaaccattttttatttaaaatgtttgagtgtaacacttttttttaaaaaaaaaattgctttaaccCTTAGACTTTACTTCATGTCTCAGGATGCTATTTTATAACTTTAATATGAGCGATATTTATCACAGTCACACTCTCCATTAAAATTATAAGGCATGCTAAAGATGTGTTAGctgcgctaaaccttctctggtaaatctgttttactgtGGACTTTAAGTATTAATATGTGCACTTATTCTAGCATAGTCCAGTGATATTGCACCTTGCCCTATAATTAGTGCCCTACTTGTAATCCGGGTTTATATCTGATATTTTGCAAATAGTTTTCAATTTTGGTTAAAAAATTGATAATGTGTTATGATGTtgacattaaagaaaataatattttacatATTGAAATTTGGTAAACAGAATTTCTTTATAAATCTATTTTATAAACAAGATACACATATTTTAAGTTTTTGAAAGATCAAAGAAATACTATCTTTTGTAATTTAAGATAATTCTATGTTACTAGATAGAGAAAGATATGTAATAAATGATATTTAAAGTGctggtaaactctcctctttttaTAATCAAATCCAGAATGAAAatcatattttagatggagtttaattcatcagttgtaatgaagatgctttGTAACTTACATTTTAATACAGATATAACATTCAAATACACTGAGCTCCGCCGTCCACATCAAAAGTCAATTTTTGTATGAGCTAACCGTTTTAATTATTTTCCAATCGGCGCTCTCCCCATATAGCACGTTTGTTGTAAGTAgaacactgattggacaacaatataAACAGTTCGCTCACTGAAAATTGACGTTTGAAGTGGGCAGCAGAATGCATTACATTAAAAATTCATTTATagggcatcttcattacaactgataaatgagTCAATCTAAAATAACATTAACATtcagggtctgtttttttctaaaaaaaaaaggggagcgTTAAGCATCACTAGACTTGAAAACTTTTTTGTTACGCTGGAGTAGCTATTTAAaggttttaaataaaacaaaatatttgacACATTTAGAAATGCTAAGGTAGTGGTGAATGAAATGGGTTTTATTTCTTAACTGCAATATagaatttagtttaatttttttcttcttatattagagattttgttatattgtatttaagtaatttttatgtgttttgctacATCTGTACAATATTTAGATTTCAAATCTTCTGAAaatatatttcttaatttttttttattgtttgctataaaatatataaaaaatattctttagTGTCTAGTAAATCTCTCTTAAGCATTAGCATGAAGCTAGGGAAAGGTGTAGGGATCATAGTTATATTATTAACTAACATTAATCCCATTGTATTTCTTATCAACAGGTGGATTTACAAAGTGCAGTAGTCCTAGCTATGATGAAAATACAGATACTTGTTTTAATCTTGTTCAAAATCGAAACGTGGAAAATGTGTGTTCTGAATATGGGAATTTGTTTACcaggaaatcaaatcttattacacatcagaaaagtCATACTTTAGAGAaagtattttcatgttctgaatgtgggaaatgttttgctgtGAAATCAAGACTTATTAGACATCATAAAATTCATACAGGAGtgaaagaattttcatgttctgaatgtggcaaatgttttacttggaaatcaaatcttattacacaTCTGAATATTCATACAGGAgttaaagcattttcatgttctgaatgtgggaagtgttttattATGAAATCAGATCTTactaaacatcagaaaattcatacaggagagaatgcATTTTCTTGCTCTAAATGTGGGAAGTGTTTTTCTCGGAAACAAAGACTTATTAGAcatctgaaaattcatacaggagagagagcattttcatgttctgaatgttggAAGTGTTTTACtgagaaatcacatcttattaaccatcagaaaattcatacaggagagaaaccatttacatgttctgaatgtgggaagggTTTTATTAAGAAATCACATCtgattaggcatcagaaaattcatacaggagagaaaacttttttatgttctgaatgtgggaagtgttttgcTCAGAAATCACATCTGATTAGGCATCAGAAAAATCATACTggtgagaaagcattttcatgttcggaatgtgggaagtgttttattGACAAATCAACTCTTactaaacatcagaaaattcatataggagaaaaagcattttcatgttctgactgtgggaaatgttatactgagaaatcaactcttattacacaTGGGAATATGCATACAGGAAAGAAAGCATTTACATGTTCTGACTGCGGGAAAGGTTATActcagaaatcacatcttattaggcatcagaaaacacatacaggagagaaagcattttcatgttctgaatgtgggaagtgtttttcTCAAAAATGCAGtcttattatgcatcagaaaattcatacaggtgagaaagcgttttcatgttctgaatgtgggaagtgttttactgaGAAATCAACTCTTactagacatcagaaaattcatacaggagagaaagcattttcatattCTGAATGTGGGCAGTGTTTTGCTCTGAAATCAAATTTTATTAGCCATCAGaacattcatacaggagaaaaagcatgtTCATGTCCTGAATGTGGAAAATATTTTACCAGCAAAGGAAATGATGTAACTCATCAAAgacttcatacaggagagaaagaattTCCATGTTCTGAATGAGGCAATATTTTTGTTCAGAAGTTGCATACAACTTATtgtgcatcagaaaattcatttgGGAGGGAAAGCACTCTCATGTTTTGTACAGGGCGAACCCCTACATTAACATCAAAAGTAAAAGAGCCTTCCAAAAGCCCTCGTCTTCTTTAGGATAGCCCCCCTAGCTTCATTAAATGCATTGtgctgaaatataacaaaaaactatatatattattttacttttgattttctgttataaaaaattctaaaaaatattctcaatttctctttattttagaaaggttatctaatatatttataaatccatAAATA
This genomic stretch from Bombina bombina isolate aBomBom1 chromosome 4, aBomBom1.pri, whole genome shotgun sequence harbors:
- the LOC128657247 gene encoding gastrula zinc finger protein XlCGF57.1-like isoform X1, whose product is MSDKTENQTLDLPDAHRGRLEENPGTGLVNVKEEDETDDMNSHQTEIHWSLPADEDYADIVKVEITDDLLFVRHQLGAPDVETSDHISPALMDMTPSEGLAVEYNGEAYVFDYVKTEEDEVPINTSTGGFTKCSSPSYDENTDTCFNLVQNRNVENVCSEYGNLFTRKSNLITHQKSHTLEKVFSCSECGKCFAVKSRLIRHHKIHTGVKEFSCSECGKCFTWKSNLITHLNIHTGVKAFSCSECGKCFIMKSDLTKHQKIHTGENAFSCSKCGKCFSRKQRLIRHLKIHTGERAFSCSECWKCFTEKSHLINHQKIHTGEKPFTCSECGKGFIKKSHLIRHQKIHTGEKTFLCSECGKCFAQKSHLIRHQKNHTGEKAFSCSECGKCFIDKSTLTKHQKIHIGEKAFSCSDCGKCYTEKSTLITHGNMHTGKKAFTCSDCGKGYTQKSHLIRHQKTHTGEKAFSCSECGKCFSQKCSLIMHQKIHTGEKAFSCSECGKCFTEKSTLTRHQKIHTGEKAFSYSECGQCFALKSNFISHQNIHTGEKACSCPECGKYFTSKGNDVTHQRLHTGEKEFPCSE